A region of Natribaculum luteum DNA encodes the following proteins:
- a CDS encoding nitrous oxide reductase accessory protein NosL encodes MTRERARAGTGPTRRDVLVATGVAGVAALAGCLGGDDAPEPVSLDDEQVCDECGMVIEHHPGPVGQAFYDEDLPEGRDGPAWFCSGTCTYTWVFGQEDRGHEPTIIYATDYSIVDWELSGEDGVTFISAHLEAENQVDVTDITMVVGSDVHGAMGEELIGFSDRDDAESFANEHGGELVTHDQVTRELIDSLGGM; translated from the coding sequence ATGACTCGAGAGAGAGCTCGTGCGGGTACCGGACCGACGAGACGGGACGTTCTCGTCGCGACGGGAGTGGCTGGAGTGGCCGCCCTCGCCGGCTGTCTCGGCGGCGACGACGCCCCTGAGCCGGTGTCGCTCGACGACGAGCAGGTCTGTGACGAGTGTGGGATGGTCATCGAGCACCATCCCGGTCCCGTAGGGCAGGCGTTCTACGACGAGGACCTGCCCGAGGGACGAGACGGCCCGGCGTGGTTCTGCAGCGGAACCTGCACGTACACCTGGGTGTTCGGCCAGGAAGACCGCGGTCACGAACCGACGATCATCTACGCGACGGACTACTCGATCGTCGACTGGGAACTGTCCGGGGAAGACGGCGTGACGTTCATCTCCGCACACCTCGAGGCCGAAAATCAGGTCGACGTCACCGACATCACGATGGTCGTCGGAAGCGACGTCCACGGCGCGATGGGCGAGGAGTTGATCGGGTTCTCGGACCGCGACGACGCCGAGTCGTTCGCCAACGAGCACGGCGGCGAACTCGTCACCCACGATCAGGTCACGCGCGAACTGATCGACAGCCTCGGCGGGATGTGA